From the Patescibacteria group bacterium genome, one window contains:
- a CDS encoding elongation factor P — protein MLSHVELKKGTYFVYEGAPCLVLEHSLMFKGRGSSVMQVKLRNLKNGNVLSRTFHTGDEFEEAELEKLQVKFIYENQEKYVFAETNSPSKRFELTKKQIGSQVEFLIQSTEMEGVRFQGEILTIALPIKMNLKVKEAPPGIKGDRAVGGTKTAILETGAVIQVPLFVDTGDEIEVNTQTSEYVRRVQ, from the coding sequence ATGCTTTCCCATGTTGAGCTAAAAAAAGGAACTTATTTCGTGTATGAAGGAGCCCCCTGCTTAGTTCTTGAGCATTCTTTAATGTTCAAAGGACGGGGAAGCTCTGTGATGCAGGTAAAGCTGCGAAACCTAAAGAACGGAAACGTTCTGAGCCGCACTTTTCACACGGGAGACGAGTTTGAGGAAGCGGAGTTAGAAAAGCTGCAGGTCAAGTTTATTTATGAGAACCAAGAAAAGTATGTCTTTGCAGAAACAAACAGTCCCTCAAAGCGTTTCGAGCTTACAAAGAAACAGATTGGATCTCAAGTGGAGTTTTTGATTCAAAGCACCGAAATGGAAGGGGTGCGCTTTCAAGGTGAGATTTTAACCATTGCGCTCCCCATTAAAATGAATCTTAAGGTGAAAGAAGCTCCCCCTGGTATAAAGGGTGATCGTGCTGTGGGTGGCACTAAGACTGCTATCTTGGAAACGGGAGCTGTGATTCAAGTTCCCCTGTTTGTGGACACCGGGGACGAAATTGAGGTAAACACACAAACGAGTGAATACGTAAGAAGAGTGCAGTAA
- a CDS encoding AMP-binding protein — translation MEQKTLPELFFRVCQRYTSQTAYLYRPRFRTLSWTYQDLWNHAVSFAHILGQHNIQKGDRVVLIGFNSPFWVASFFGIQLRGAVAVPLSPESKPEFIQGIVRQTQAKCIFKNRTISTKGISIPIVFIEDIAKPSTPVHASLPALGEHDIAEIVYTSGTTGNPKGVILTHKNLLSSLAGSRKAIPVDHTMRFVSILPLFHMFEQLGGMLVPLAAGAQVSYAASLSPNHLSRIFQDDKPNRMLAVPEFLRLIYLRIRDQAEIKHKLRMLEVLLSISQAIPSMALRRLFFRNIHKKFGWNMHTIASGGAALSKEVGEFWESLGIYILQGYGLTETSPVLTVNSYQERTIASVGKPVQGVTLKLSGDGEILAKGPNIFAGYWRDEQKTKEIFDEKGWLRTGDIGFFDRKGYLHIRGRKKFMIVLPSGENVYPEDIEFELNKEHGVADSTVLGLKRNGEEQVHAVLLLKKDTEVNPQTIINKVNAKLMAYQRIQGFSVWSLDDFPRTPTRKVKKHEVLPVIEAEIQGKRKEELPSKTPSILQEIVAKVAEVPVQEVKDEKRLVADFNLDSLKRIELVARIESEFSVALDEAEITPQTTVRDIRETITEKKQKHILYPFNPRPFGSYTTFLRALFQIFFLKPLVLYVAPVEIKGLENIEHIKHPVLFFSNHLSTIDVGVIYGALPARIRKRLAVAAATEVLYETQTPWIKYAKGFLEFLFVMFPFSRSGQVKSSVEYLGRIIDRDFSVLVFPEGVMSRTGRLREFKGGAGLLAIEMGVPIVPVKLKGTQQVVQPGPEGAPPVFRWPRRHRVKITFGKPFLIDQTMTYQEAARFIEEKIRNL, via the coding sequence ATGGAACAAAAGACCCTTCCAGAACTCTTTTTTCGTGTATGCCAAAGATACACTTCTCAAACCGCATACCTGTATCGTCCCAGATTTCGGACACTGAGCTGGACATACCAAGATTTATGGAATCATGCGGTTTCCTTTGCGCATATTCTCGGGCAACACAACATTCAAAAGGGAGATCGCGTAGTTCTTATAGGATTTAATTCCCCTTTTTGGGTAGCTTCATTCTTTGGTATCCAGCTTCGGGGAGCGGTAGCGGTGCCTCTCAGTCCCGAGAGTAAACCTGAGTTTATTCAGGGTATAGTCAGACAAACTCAAGCAAAATGTATCTTCAAAAATCGCACCATCTCAACCAAAGGAATTTCTATTCCTATTGTTTTTATTGAAGACATAGCAAAACCCAGTACGCCAGTCCATGCTTCCCTTCCTGCTCTTGGCGAACATGATATCGCAGAGATTGTATATACTTCAGGAACCACAGGAAACCCCAAGGGTGTTATCCTTACGCATAAAAACCTTCTTTCCAGTCTTGCAGGTTCCCGCAAGGCAATCCCCGTAGACCACACCATGCGATTTGTCTCAATTCTTCCGCTTTTTCACATGTTTGAACAGTTGGGAGGCATGCTGGTTCCCCTTGCCGCTGGCGCTCAAGTAAGCTATGCGGCTTCTCTGAGTCCAAACCATCTGAGCAGGATATTTCAAGATGATAAACCAAACCGCATGTTGGCAGTGCCGGAATTTTTACGGCTCATATATCTTAGAATCAGAGACCAAGCTGAAATAAAACATAAGCTCAGAATGCTGGAAGTGCTGCTTTCAATTTCTCAAGCAATCCCATCCATGGCTTTGCGCCGACTCTTTTTTCGCAACATCCATAAAAAGTTTGGGTGGAACATGCATACCATCGCTTCTGGGGGAGCTGCACTTTCAAAAGAGGTGGGTGAATTTTGGGAGAGTTTGGGTATCTATATTCTCCAGGGATACGGTCTCACCGAAACTTCACCCGTGCTCACCGTCAACAGCTATCAAGAGCGCACTATTGCATCTGTCGGCAAGCCAGTTCAAGGCGTAACTCTCAAACTTTCAGGGGACGGAGAAATACTTGCGAAAGGCCCAAATATCTTTGCTGGATATTGGAGGGACGAACAGAAAACAAAAGAAATATTTGACGAAAAAGGGTGGCTTCGGACCGGAGACATTGGATTTTTTGACCGAAAAGGATACCTTCACATTAGAGGCCGCAAAAAATTTATGATTGTACTGCCCTCTGGTGAGAATGTATACCCTGAGGATATTGAGTTTGAGCTGAACAAAGAACATGGAGTGGCTGATTCTACGGTTCTTGGCTTAAAAAGGAATGGAGAGGAACAAGTACACGCAGTTCTTCTCCTTAAAAAAGATACAGAGGTCAATCCTCAAACCATTATTAATAAAGTCAATGCCAAATTGATGGCATATCAGAGGATTCAAGGTTTCTCTGTATGGTCTTTGGATGATTTTCCCCGTACTCCCACGAGAAAAGTAAAGAAACATGAAGTGCTGCCAGTTATTGAAGCTGAGATTCAAGGTAAAAGAAAGGAGGAGCTTCCTTCTAAGACCCCTTCAATCCTTCAAGAGATTGTTGCAAAGGTAGCAGAGGTTCCTGTACAAGAGGTTAAAGACGAGAAGCGGCTTGTTGCTGACTTCAATCTAGACTCCCTAAAGCGCATTGAGCTCGTAGCCAGAATTGAAAGCGAGTTTTCTGTTGCCTTAGACGAAGCTGAAATTACTCCCCAGACCACTGTGCGAGACATACGGGAAACGATTACAGAGAAAAAGCAAAAACACATACTCTATCCATTTAATCCAAGACCATTTGGAAGTTATACCACCTTCTTGAGAGCACTTTTTCAGATATTTTTTCTCAAGCCCTTGGTTTTGTATGTTGCCCCCGTAGAAATAAAGGGATTAGAGAATATAGAGCACATCAAACATCCTGTTCTCTTTTTCTCAAATCATTTAAGTACGATTGATGTAGGTGTAATCTATGGAGCACTACCCGCCAGGATTCGAAAACGGCTTGCAGTGGCTGCCGCCACCGAGGTTTTGTATGAAACACAAACGCCTTGGATTAAGTATGCGAAAGGATTTCTAGAATTTCTTTTCGTTATGTTTCCTTTCTCACGCAGCGGGCAGGTAAAGTCATCCGTGGAATATCTTGGGCGCATTATTGACCGTGATTTCTCGGTGTTGGTATTCCCAGAAGGGGTCATGTCCAGGACCGGGAGACTTAGGGAGTTCAAAGGGGGTGCCGGACTCTTGGCAATTGAAATGGGAGTTCCCATTGTGCCTGTCAAACTAAAAGGAACCCAACAGGTTGTCCAACCGGGACCCGAAGGAGCGCCTCCTGTGTTTCGATGGCCTCGTCGTCACAGGGTCAAGATAACCTTTGGAAAACCTTTTCTCATTGACCAAACAATGACCTATCAAGAAGCTGCCCGTTTTATTGAAGAAAAAATAAGAAACCTGTGA
- a CDS encoding methyltransferase domain-containing protein: protein MEELVQHLKEVEVLKTPALVKAFLGIDRKDFVLPEYQNQAYEDYPLSIGFGQTISQPYTVAFMLELLQPKKGEKILDIGSGSAWTTALLAHAAGPKGKVYGTEVLPGLVRFGQENLSKYALLPAKVVQAKKETLGFPGQAPFDKILVSAVGKEIPRELLSQLKDDGVMVLPVQDAVVRIQKVPGKEPDIQRFEGFVFVPLI, encoded by the coding sequence ATGGAAGAGCTCGTGCAACACCTAAAAGAAGTAGAGGTTCTCAAAACGCCAGCCCTCGTTAAGGCATTTTTGGGGATAGATAGAAAGGACTTTGTGCTGCCAGAATATCAAAATCAGGCATACGAGGATTACCCTCTGTCTATTGGCTTTGGCCAAACTATTTCCCAGCCCTACACGGTAGCTTTCATGCTGGAGCTTTTGCAGCCAAAAAAAGGTGAAAAGATTCTGGATATTGGTTCGGGTTCCGCCTGGACTACTGCCCTTTTAGCTCACGCCGCAGGTCCCAAAGGAAAGGTATACGGAACAGAGGTGTTACCGGGCTTGGTGCGCTTTGGGCAAGAGAATCTTTCAAAGTATGCTTTGTTGCCAGCTAAGGTTGTTCAGGCAAAGAAAGAAACCTTGGGATTTCCAGGGCAAGCTCCCTTTGATAAAATCCTGGTTTCGGCCGTTGGTAAAGAGATACCAAGAGAACTTCTTTCCCAGCTCAAAGATGACGGGGTCATGGTGCTTCCCGTGCAGGATGCGGTGGTGCGCATACAAAAAGTTCCAGGCAAAGAACCCGACATTCAGCGATTTGAGGGCTTTGTGTTTGTTCCCCTTATCTAG
- a CDS encoding FKBP-type peptidyl-prolyl cis-trans isomerase: MAPSELQIEDTIVGEGKEATAGKIVVVHYTGTLLDGTKFDSSLDRGTPFEFVLGTGQVIQGWDQGIEGMKVGGKRKLTIPPEFGYGASPGHRLQNETLVFEVELLDVREQ, from the coding sequence ATGGCACCAAGCGAACTTCAAATTGAAGACACTATAGTGGGGGAGGGGAAAGAAGCTACTGCGGGAAAGATTGTCGTGGTGCACTATACAGGAACCTTGCTTGATGGAACCAAGTTTGACAGTTCTCTTGATCGCGGCACTCCTTTTGAGTTTGTCTTGGGGACAGGCCAGGTCATTCAAGGATGGGATCAGGGAATTGAAGGAATGAAAGTTGGGGGTAAAAGAAAACTCACCATACCTCCAGAGTTTGGGTATGGAGCAAGTCCGGGCCACCGTCTGCAAAACGAAACTCTCGTCTTTGAAGTAGAACTCCTGGACGTAAGAGAGCAATAA
- a CDS encoding methionyl-tRNA formyltransferase yields the protein MTSQDLNFVFFGTRELAAKVLKRLLNAGYSPSLVVTAPDRKAGRKQEPTSSPVKEVALRHNLPVAQPENPAELLERKELKEAELFVLGAYGNILSKELVELPPKGVLNVHPSLLPKYRGPAPERFTLLKGEKITGVTIILLDDKVDHGPILAKEEFVIPEDMRHEELHAKLGEIGGELLVKTLPLWLEGKIEPKEQDHSKATFTKKITKEDGRIDWNREAEYIARQIRAFHPWPGTYTSWNGKFLKILKVSSPKLNLGDEKKVPGTTFAVDGKIAVHTGEGVLSIEELQLEGGKPMPAKDFLLGHKDFLGTILA from the coding sequence ATGACAAGTCAAGACCTTAACTTTGTATTTTTTGGAACAAGAGAGCTCGCAGCAAAAGTGTTAAAGCGTCTTTTGAATGCAGGATATTCCCCTTCTTTGGTGGTGACTGCGCCAGACAGAAAAGCTGGAAGAAAACAGGAACCCACATCATCACCGGTAAAGGAAGTTGCTTTAAGGCACAATCTTCCTGTAGCGCAACCCGAAAACCCAGCAGAACTTTTAGAGAGAAAGGAACTCAAGGAGGCTGAACTCTTTGTATTGGGTGCATACGGGAACATCCTGTCAAAAGAATTGGTGGAGTTGCCTCCCAAAGGAGTTTTGAACGTGCATCCTTCTTTGCTTCCAAAGTACCGGGGACCGGCCCCAGAACGCTTTACCTTGCTTAAAGGCGAGAAAATAACAGGAGTCACTATTATCCTGTTAGATGACAAAGTAGACCATGGCCCAATCTTAGCAAAAGAAGAGTTTGTTATTCCAGAAGACATGCGGCACGAAGAACTCCACGCAAAGCTTGGAGAGATAGGAGGTGAACTGTTGGTAAAAACTTTGCCCCTTTGGTTAGAGGGCAAGATTGAACCAAAAGAGCAAGACCACAGCAAAGCCACCTTTACCAAGAAAATAACAAAAGAAGATGGGAGGATTGACTGGAACCGGGAAGCTGAGTATATTGCAAGGCAGATTCGGGCCTTTCACCCTTGGCCCGGCACCTATACCTCCTGGAACGGAAAGTTTCTTAAAATATTAAAAGTCAGTTCTCCTAAGCTAAACTTAGGAGACGAGAAGAAAGTACCGGGCACAACCTTTGCGGTTGATGGAAAAATTGCAGTACACACCGGAGAGGGAGTACTTAGCATTGAAGAGCTTCAGCTTGAAGGAGGAAAACCCATGCCCGCAAAAGACTTTCTCTTAGGCCATAAAGATTTTCTTGGCACAATACTTGCCTAA
- the thpR gene encoding RNA 2',3'-cyclic phosphodiesterase — MLHRIFLAINLPEKTRKELLGYKEKWLKLPARWITPENLHVTLVFLGNTSDKELLEVQRIAREIAAKHKQFSFFLQKIAYGPSEKQPRMIWTKGTMSKELLSLQKDLAGALGYQEERPFSLHITLARLNEWEFRMIEPEERPEVNEEISLKIPVSSLQVMESRLKRTGAQYSVIESIPLSP; from the coding sequence ATGTTGCATCGGATTTTTCTCGCCATAAACCTGCCAGAGAAGACAAGAAAAGAGCTTCTGGGATACAAGGAAAAGTGGCTTAAACTCCCTGCACGCTGGATAACACCAGAGAATCTCCATGTCACCTTGGTGTTTCTTGGCAATACGTCTGATAAAGAACTTCTGGAAGTACAGAGAATTGCAAGAGAAATTGCAGCAAAACACAAACAATTTTCTTTCTTCCTTCAAAAGATTGCATACGGGCCCTCAGAAAAACAGCCTAGGATGATATGGACGAAGGGGACAATGTCAAAAGAACTCTTGTCTTTGCAAAAAGACTTGGCAGGGGCGCTGGGATACCAAGAGGAACGCCCATTCTCTTTGCACATTACATTGGCTAGATTGAATGAATGGGAATTCCGAATGATAGAGCCAGAAGAGCGCCCTGAAGTCAATGAGGAAATATCCCTTAAGATTCCTGTCTCTTCTTTGCAAGTCATGGAAAGCAGGCTCAAACGAACGGGCGCACAATACAGCGTGATAGAATCTATACCATTATCTCCTTAA
- a CDS encoding UDP-N-acetylmuramate--L-alanine ligase, whose translation MKKRIHFIGIGGIGVSALAKYYLKKGWQVLGSDLTASEITIQMKNLGAKVHIGKPKASLITTKIEKVIFSPAVPRNHPERMAARKKKIQELSYPKALGELTKKHYTIAVSGTHGKSTTTAMLGLLLTKAGLDPTVIVGTRLKEFGNSNCRVGKSKYLVIEADEHFASFLNYRPQIIILTSLEADHLDFYKTLENLIKTFKKYVRLLPKDGIVVANRDDKNVQKVLKGFKKEIIWYSKKHKGAKKVKSALWIPGEHNVSNALSVLKVARLLNVPDKKSLEALSQFKGSWRRFELFSLKKPKPYTLVSDYGHHPTEIKVTIEATREKWPKKNIWLVYQPHQYQRTFYLFKDFVRVLSRLPIQKLLLMDIYDVAGREEKAIRGKVSSQKLIEKIQMMPKRMMPKRDLGFPKSRLGAPKEVLYIPTADQVKAYLKRNLTGGEVVVVMGAGDIYQNLTLRLCSG comes from the coding sequence ATGAAAAAGCGAATACATTTTATTGGTATTGGGGGAATAGGGGTTTCTGCCCTGGCAAAGTACTACCTAAAAAAAGGATGGCAGGTTTTGGGTTCTGACCTGACAGCAAGCGAGATTACCATACAAATGAAAAACCTGGGGGCAAAGGTACACATTGGAAAACCAAAGGCCTCCTTGATTACGACAAAAATAGAAAAAGTTATTTTCAGCCCTGCAGTTCCAAGGAATCATCCAGAGCGCATGGCTGCAAGAAAAAAGAAGATACAAGAACTCTCCTACCCTAAAGCCTTAGGAGAGCTTACTAAAAAACACTACACCATTGCGGTTTCTGGCACTCATGGGAAGTCCACTACCACTGCCATGCTCGGACTGTTGCTCACCAAAGCAGGGCTGGATCCCACGGTCATTGTGGGCACCAGGTTAAAAGAGTTTGGCAACAGCAACTGCAGGGTGGGAAAGAGCAAATACCTGGTTATTGAAGCTGACGAACACTTTGCCTCGTTTTTAAACTATCGCCCCCAAATCATTATCTTGACTTCTTTGGAAGCTGATCACTTAGACTTTTACAAAACATTGGAAAACCTTATCAAAACCTTCAAAAAGTATGTTCGCCTTTTGCCAAAAGACGGAATAGTAGTAGCAAACAGAGACGACAAAAACGTTCAAAAGGTACTCAAGGGTTTTAAAAAAGAGATTATCTGGTATTCAAAAAAGCATAAGGGGGCTAAAAAGGTAAAGTCTGCGCTCTGGATACCAGGAGAACATAATGTTTCAAACGCACTTTCCGTCCTTAAGGTCGCAAGACTTCTGAATGTTCCAGACAAGAAAAGTTTGGAGGCGCTTTCTCAATTCAAAGGTTCCTGGCGCAGGTTTGAACTGTTTTCCCTCAAAAAGCCCAAACCCTATACCTTGGTATCAGACTATGGTCACCACCCAACAGAGATTAAGGTAACAATAGAGGCCACGCGAGAGAAATGGCCTAAAAAGAACATCTGGCTTGTATACCAACCCCACCAGTATCAAAGGACGTTCTATCTTTTCAAAGATTTTGTGAGGGTGCTTTCCCGCCTTCCCATTCAAAAACTTCTCTTAATGGATATTTATGACGTGGCAGGCAGAGAAGAAAAAGCAATCAGGGGCAAAGTGTCCTCTCAGAAACTCATAGAGAAAATCCAGATGATGCCTAAACGGATGATGCCTAAACGAGATTTAGGATTTCCTAAATCTCGTTTAGGAGCCCCAAAAGAAGTTCTGTACATCCCCACTGCTGACCAGGTTAAAGCGTATCTTAAAAGAAACCTCACGGGAGGAGAGGTTGTTGTAGTTATGGGAGCTGGAGATATCTACCAAAATCTGACCCTTCGACTATGCTCAGGGTAA
- a CDS encoding SIMPL domain-containing protein (The SIMPL domain is named for its presence in mouse protein SIMPL (signalling molecule that associates with mouse pelle-like kinase). Bacterial member BP26, from Brucella, was shown to assemble into a channel-like structure, while YggE from E. coli has been associated with resistance to oxidative stress.), protein MNNTTLKNYLLLTVIGTLIVFGLSIVWFVASYSKATEPASFRSFQVLGEGSVTTIPDIAQFSFGVITQGGIDLAVTQEENTREVNAAIAFLKEQNIEEKDISTKAYQVSPRYQYYICNGENGPCPPAEIVGYTVQQTVQVKVRDFSVIGGLLAGVVENGANSVSQLSFTIDDPTQVQNEARAKAIKKAKEKAQAIAEAGGFKVGRLLSIQESFSPSFGYVTLESSRGEAPSPPAPSIEPGSQEVSVVMTLKYEIR, encoded by the coding sequence ATGAACAATACAACGCTTAAAAACTACCTTCTTCTTACCGTTATCGGAACCTTAATTGTTTTTGGCTTAAGTATTGTATGGTTTGTAGCATCCTACTCAAAAGCGACAGAGCCAGCTTCCTTTCGAAGCTTTCAAGTTTTAGGAGAGGGAAGTGTCACCACAATTCCCGACATTGCTCAATTCTCTTTTGGAGTCATCACCCAAGGAGGAATTGACCTTGCCGTCACTCAAGAAGAAAACACAAGAGAGGTGAATGCCGCCATTGCGTTCCTCAAAGAACAGAACATTGAGGAAAAAGACATCAGCACAAAAGCCTACCAGGTTAGTCCTCGCTACCAATACTACATCTGCAACGGAGAAAACGGCCCGTGCCCGCCTGCTGAAATCGTGGGGTACACAGTACAACAAACAGTACAGGTGAAAGTTCGGGACTTTAGTGTTATAGGGGGCCTGCTTGCCGGGGTGGTAGAAAATGGAGCAAACAGTGTTTCCCAGCTTTCTTTCACCATTGACGACCCAACACAGGTGCAAAACGAAGCAAGGGCAAAAGCCATTAAAAAAGCAAAAGAGAAGGCACAGGCAATAGCAGAAGCGGGAGGATTTAAGGTAGGGCGCCTTCTTTCAATCCAAGAAAGTTTCTCACCTTCCTTTGGCTATGTAACGCTCGAAAGTAGCAGGGGAGAAGCACCGAGTCCTCCCGCTCCCAGCATTGAGCCTGGGTCACAAGAAGTGAGCGTGGTAATGACCCTCAAGTACGAAATCCGATAA
- a CDS encoding glycosyltransferase family 4 protein, with protein sequence MRIAQVAPLWFEVPPQTYGGSTLITSLVTEELVKRGHEVTLFATADSKTKAKLIPIWPTGVYKDAGVWYTYAVFALLCKELLERQDEFDIIHDHWEYSTAPFSNFFRPPVVSTIHSPLTEENTIIYKKFPNIHYVAISDDQKKSAPGLHIAKRIYNGIDIARYRFNARPKDYLLWLSLIAPDKGLPDAIEIAKMAGEKLIIAGPIFPRSADYFEYRIKPLIDGKQIQFVGVADFKKKVRLLREAKGLLFPVFKRQEPFGLVVIEAMACGTPVIAARSGAMPELIKDGETGFLVDTKEEAVRALKNLHAILRRRCREHVVENFSMQTMVDNYEQLYKDILRQKR encoded by the coding sequence ATGCGTATTGCACAAGTAGCCCCTCTCTGGTTTGAGGTCCCTCCCCAAACCTACGGGGGGAGCACTCTTATAACTTCTCTTGTTACTGAGGAGCTAGTAAAGAGAGGGCATGAGGTAACCCTGTTCGCTACCGCCGATTCAAAGACGAAGGCGAAATTAATCCCCATATGGCCTACAGGTGTCTATAAAGACGCTGGTGTTTGGTATACCTATGCTGTATTCGCTTTGCTCTGTAAAGAACTTTTGGAACGACAGGATGAATTTGACATCATTCATGACCATTGGGAATATTCCACAGCCCCCTTCAGCAATTTTTTTAGGCCTCCTGTCGTCAGTACTATCCATAGTCCCCTTACCGAAGAAAATACCATTATATACAAAAAATTCCCGAATATTCATTATGTAGCAATTTCGGATGATCAGAAGAAATCCGCACCAGGGTTACATATCGCGAAAAGAATCTACAACGGTATTGATATTGCTAGGTATCGCTTTAATGCGAGACCAAAAGATTACCTTCTTTGGTTATCTCTTATTGCTCCTGACAAGGGGTTACCAGATGCTATTGAAATTGCGAAGATGGCCGGGGAGAAGCTTATAATTGCAGGTCCAATCTTTCCAAGGAGTGCAGACTACTTTGAGTATCGAATCAAACCTTTAATCGACGGGAAACAGATTCAATTTGTGGGAGTTGCAGATTTTAAAAAGAAAGTAAGACTTCTTAGGGAAGCAAAAGGTTTACTCTTTCCAGTATTTAAAAGACAAGAACCCTTTGGTCTTGTAGTTATTGAGGCCATGGCTTGCGGCACTCCGGTTATTGCTGCGAGATCCGGCGCTATGCCAGAGTTAATCAAAGATGGCGAAACAGGATTTCTTGTTGATACCAAGGAGGAGGCTGTTCGAGCCTTAAAGAATCTTCACGCTATCTTAAGGCGGCGCTGTCGTGAACATGTTGTCGAGAATTTTTCCATGCAGACCATGGTGGATAACTATGAGCAACTGTACAAAGATATTCTCCGTCAGAAGAGGTGA
- a CDS encoding HAMP domain-containing histidine kinase, giving the protein MTKRLFVIRVVLTQMLVGIISVLLFINLVLSRTAFEYFWKGGLLIAFLAAGYLFVKSVINEIKQRQELERAHVKLKELDEAKSEFVSIASHQLRTPLTAIKGYISMLMEGSYGKLSSKQKKPITNIYDSNERLIRLVNDLLNISRIESGRIKMEPQKAKLQEVLQGVVDELKIKAKQKNLKLVLRKPKLPLPSFNLDPAKMRNVVLNIIDNAIRYTAKGSITLRLTPQPENRNLQTKSVLITIKDTGEGMSKEELQHLFESFTRGKTGTKMWTEGAGLGLYIAKQFVQMHKGKIWAKSPGKGKGSTFFIELPV; this is encoded by the coding sequence GTGACCAAACGGCTTTTTGTCATTCGTGTCGTCTTGACCCAAATGCTGGTTGGCATCATTTCCGTGCTCCTTTTTATCAACCTCGTTCTTTCTAGAACCGCTTTTGAATACTTCTGGAAAGGGGGACTGCTCATAGCGTTCTTGGCAGCTGGCTACCTGTTTGTGAAAAGCGTGATAAATGAAATCAAGCAGCGCCAAGAACTGGAGCGAGCCCATGTGAAGTTAAAGGAGCTGGACGAGGCAAAGTCGGAGTTTGTTTCTATTGCTTCCCACCAGTTGAGAACTCCACTCACTGCCATTAAGGGATATATCTCCATGCTTATGGAAGGAAGCTACGGCAAGCTTTCTTCAAAGCAAAAAAAACCAATAACAAACATCTACGACTCCAATGAACGCTTAATTCGCCTGGTCAATGATCTTCTTAATATCTCTCGCATTGAGTCAGGCAGAATCAAGATGGAACCACAAAAAGCAAAGCTTCAAGAGGTACTGCAAGGAGTAGTTGACGAACTTAAGATTAAGGCGAAACAAAAGAATCTAAAACTCGTTTTGCGAAAACCCAAACTTCCCCTGCCTTCTTTCAACCTAGATCCTGCCAAGATGAGGAACGTTGTCTTGAACATCATTGATAATGCCATTCGCTATACTGCCAAGGGCTCCATTACGCTTCGGCTCACGCCCCAGCCTGAAAACCGCAACCTTCAAACCAAAAGCGTACTCATAACCATTAAAGACACGGGGGAAGGAATGTCCAAAGAAGAACTGCAGCACCTCTTTGAGAGTTTTACGCGAGGCAAAACAGGTACTAAGATGTGGACAGAAGGAGCGGGACTGGGTCTCTATATTGCAAAGCAGTTCGTGCAAATGCATAAAGGCAAGATCTGGGCAAAATCACCAGGCAAGGGGAAAGGCAGCACTTTCTTTATAGAGTTACCTGTATAA